AACGGTCTTATCTATGCAGATGAGGCTCTTAGCGTAACATTACCGGGAGAAGAGGGTGAATTTGGTGTTTTAGCCGGTCACTCATCTATCTCAACATTACTTGAAGCCGGTGTAGTTGATATTGAAAAAACAGATAAATCTGTAGAATCAGTATTAATCAACTGGGGTGTTGTTAATGTTGATGAAGAAAAAGTTGTTGTTCTAGTAGAGGGTGCTGTTGCTATTCGCGGTGAAAGTGAAAGTGATGTGGCTCGTGCTCTTGAAGATGCTAAAGAACTTGTAAAAAGTATTGAAGATTCAGGTGCTGCTATTGCTACCGTATCTGCAAAACTTGAAAATGCAGCTCAAAAATTAATATAGATAAATTTTAAGAATGTTTAATGAAATCTTAGATTTTTATCTAAAAAGTCACCCTGTTACTATAGGTGTATTAGTATTATTGGCTATATACTTTATAGTATTAAATTGGGTGTTTTTTTATCGTTATTTTTCACTTGATAACTGGCTAAAACAAGAAAATGATTCTTTTGAATCCTTGCTTTTAGGAGCTTCAAGTGTTAGTGAATCTTCTTATTTGCATAAATTTTTAAGAGTATCATCCACAACTAAAAAAGAAGTACTACAGTTAGGAATGTTAGCAGCTACTAAAGAGGCTACTAAAGGTCTTTCAATATTATCTGTATTTTCATCTACTACACCATTTATAGGTTTATTTGGAACTGTTGTGTCAATTTTGGATACTTTTACGCATATAGGTCAAAGCAGCGGCAGTATGTCGATAATCAGTTCTGGTGTGTCAGATGCATTAGTAGCAACTGCAGCGGGTATATTTGTAGCGATTTTTGCTTACACTTACCATCAAATTTTAAAAAGAAAATCTTTTGAGATTATTAATTTTTTACAGATGCAAAGTGATGCTATACTTTCAAAGAAAGATTAGAAATGCATTATGATTGGGATGAAAAACCGGAATTAAATATCACGCCTTTAGTAGATATTATGCTTGTTCTTTTAGCTATTCTTATGGTAATCGCTCCCAACATAGTTTATGAAGAAAACATCAAATTACCTCAGGGTTCTACTTCTAAACAACTAGAAAAGATACCGCCTGTTCATATCTCAATAAAAAAAGATTTGACACTAAAAGTAAATAAAGATACTTTTGATTTGAATTCTTTTGAAGATAATTTTTATAAGTACTCAAGAAAGCTTGACTTAAAAGCTACAGTTTTAATCAGTGCTGATAAAAGCTTAGACTACGGTGTTGTTATGGGTGTATTAGGTGCTGTCAAGCAATCAGGTTTTACGGAAGTTTCCCTAGCTACAAATGGTTAAAGACAATAATTATTACTTTTACCTTAGTGGATTTATCTCACTATCTTTATTCTTCTTAGTTACTGCAACTTTTATATATATGTTGTTTCGTGATGTAAAAATAAAATCTTATGCATTAGATAAAAAAGAGTTTATATCTGTATCATTAAATACGGTTGTATCAATACCTAAAAAAAATAATTTACCAAATACTATAGAAGAGGATATAACCGTACCTATTCAAAAAGAAGAAAATATAAATATTGATGATCTTTTTAGTGATGTATCAACCAAAGAGATAACAAAAAGAAAGACTAAATCTAAACAAATAGACTCAAAAAGATATAATGAAATAGCAAAAAAAGTTAAGAAATCCAAAAAAAAAGATGTTGAGTCGATAAGCGAAAAAGTAAAATCTATAGAATCCAACGAATTGGCAAAACAATCAGATATAAGTTCTTCAGATTCATCAGCCGATGAAGTTAATGAATATTTAGCTAAAATTCAAGCTACAATTTATAATCATTTTAATCCACCTCAAAATACTCAAGGAAAATCTGCTGAAGTTGTTATTGAATTGAGTTCGATTGGTAAAATGTTGGATTTTAGGGTCTTGACTTACTCAGATAATGAGAGCTTTAATGATGAATTAAAAAAAATCAAAAAAAGATTACAAAGTGTAATCTTTCCCAAAAATCCTAATAATGAAAATTATAGATTGAGAACAATAATTATCTCTAAGGAGTAGATTTGAAAATATTATTTTCTATATTAATATCCGTAACATTTTTATTTGCAAGTGACGCAACTATTGAAGTTATAAAAAAAGTTGACTCTTTACCGGCATTAGCAGTTGAAGATTCTTCTGTCCACAATGATGAAACTTTTAAACTTAGATTTTTTAAGGCTTTAATAGCTGACTTGAATGTTTTATCCCTATTTAACGTCGATAGACATCATGTTCTTTCGGATTATGATACTGATACGGTAGATGTAAGAAATAAAGATATGGAGTATGTTTTAAAATATAAAATAGAACCGCAGGATGTAGGTTTTGTTTTAGAAATGAAAATAATAAGTAAAAACGAGATAGTTTTATCTAAAAAATATAAAATAAATGATTCAAATAAATATATGTTTGTAGCTCATACAATTGCATATGAAATTAACGAATTTATGGAGCAACCATCAATTGAGTGGATGAAGAAAAAAGTTATTTTTTCTCGTATAGTAGGTCCAAAGCGTAGTGAAATAGTTATTGCAGACTATACTTTGGCTTATCAACATATAGTTGTAAAAGGCGGTTTTAATCTGTTTCCAAAATGGTCTTCACAAAAACAAAACGGATTTTATTATACATCATTAAATGAACAAAAACCAACTCTAAAGTATGTTGATACCAGAGACGGAAGTGTAAGAGATATTATTTCTTCTGAAGGAATGATGACTTGTTCAGATGTTAATTTAGATGGTTCAAAACTTCTTTTAACAATGGCTCCAAAAGGTCAACCTGACATTTATATGTATGATGTTGCAAGCAAAATTTCTAAAAAGTTAACAAATTTTAGAGGTATAGACGTAGGAGCACAATTCAAAGAAAACAATAAAATAGTTTTCATCTCAAACAGATTAGGTTATCCAAATGTTTTTTCTAAAAATATTGATACCGGAGATATAGAGCAGATGGTATATTACGGAAAAAACAATTCTGCTTGTACTGCCAATGGAGAGTATGTAATATATAAGGCACGCGAGAGTTCAAACGCATTTTCAAAAAATACTTTTAATCTTCATATGATATCTACTAAAACAGATTTTATTAGACGCTTGACTGCTAGTGGAGTAAACGAGTTTCCTAGATTTTCAAAAGATTCGGATGCGGTTTTATTTATTAAAAATTATAAAAATCAAAGTTCAATAGGTATTATCAGATTAAATCATAATAAAAATTATCTTTTTCCATTAAAATATGGTAAATTACAAGCTATGGATTGGTAAATAATAAATTATTAATATTTTTTTGGTACAATCTTGACATTCAAACTACATAAAAGGTAAAAGTAAATGAAAAAAGCAATTCTATCTGGTGCTATACTAGCACTTATATTAAGTGGTTGTAGTGATTCCCCTAAACCTCAGGTTGATGAGAGTACAGAAGAAGTTAAGCAAGTAAAAGAAGTTGCACCTGTTGAAACAGAGACCGTATCGGCAGAAAACGGTAATGTAATTAATGAAGATGTTACAAGTTCGGCGGACAGCAATGAGATGAATATGGCTTCACTAGAGAGTGAATTGGTATCAGCTTATTTTGCATTTGATAAATATGATATTACTTCTGAAACAAGAGAAAATATATCTGCTAATGCTTCAGTTGCAAATGGTAATGCAAGTGCTTTTATGATTAAACTAGAAGGTAATTGTGATGAGTGGGGTAGTGATGAATATAACTTTGCATTAGGACTTAAACGTGCAGATGCAGTTAAAAAAGCATTAGTTTCAGAAGGTGTAGATGCTAACCGTATTACTATGGTAAGTTATGGTGAATCCAATCCTGTTTGTAATGATAAAACAAGAGAGTGTTGGGCTAAAAATCGCCGCGTAGATTATAAACTTCTACCATAACATCAATATATGAAAGATAGATTATTAGTATTATTTTTAACTTCTTTTCTATTTAATTTTGTTCTTTATGCAGATGAACCGTCTGCATTTGGAGCAGGTGACTTAAATAACCCTTCCCCATATGGACTTACTCAAGAAGAAGAAATCCTTCTTCAGAATAAAAAAAATCTTAAAAAAATAACCGTAAAAAGTAATGACCAGTCTAATGAACTTGAATCTCTAAGAGATAGGATAGACGGCTTACAAGGTATTATTGAGAGTTTAAGTAGAAAAGCGCATAAAAATAATTTAGAATTAAAAAATTTAGATCAGCAAAATAATGAAAGACTAATTAGTTCAAGTGAATTTGAAAAACGTCTTTTAGAAGTATCTACTTCAAATGCAGAATTAATTAAAAAAAATGAAGCAGAAATAAAAAGTTTGAAACTTATAATTAGTGAGTTAAGCGCATTGATTGATAATATAAATAAAAATTACGTATCAAAAGATGAATTTAATTCGTTGGTAAATGATGTAAATTCGTTTAAACAACTTGTTGCAAAAGAACTCAAAGGTTCTATGCAAAAGCAAGCTTCTTCATATAGTTCTAAAAGTAATGCAGAAGTAGCAAAAGAAGCTAGAGAACACTATGATAAAAAGCGTTATACTGAAGCTATAGATATGTACACGTATTTAATAGAAAAAAACTATAAGCCTGCTCGTGCACATTATATGATTGGTGAAATGAAATATTATAGAAAAGATTATTCCGAAGCAATCGCATATTTTAAAAAAAGTGCAAAGCTTTACTCTAAAGCCAATTATATGCCGACACTTATGTTACATACTGCTTTTTCTATGAAATATAATAACGATAATAAAAATGCAAAATCTTTCTTTGAAGCAATTGTAAAAAAATATCCAAACACAAAATTTTCTGATGAAGCAAATAAACAGCTTGAATTAATGAAGTAGTAAGAAAAAGATGTTAAAATCGCAAAACTATATATAAAGGTTTAATAATATGGCAATTGAAGCAAATCAAATCGTATCGTTAGAGTATGAAGTACGTGATGGAGATAAATTAGTTGATGGGAACGTAGGTGGTGCACCGCTAGTATTTATGTTCGGTAAAGGTCAAATTATTCCGGGACTTGAAAACGGAATTAAAGATATGGCAATCGGTGAAAAAGGCGATGTACTTGTAAAAGCTGCAGATGCGTATGGTGAATATAATGCTGAAGCTAAACAAGAAGTGCCAAAAGAGCAATTTGCAGGTATTGAACTCGAAGTTGGAATGACTTTATACGGTCAAGGTGAAGACGGCGGTACCGTTCAAGTAGTTGTAAATGAAATTGGTACAGATAGTGTAATTATAGATTTTAATCACCCACTAGCTGGAAAAGATTTAATGTTTAGTGTAACTATAAACAACGTACGTGATGCTTCTGCTGAAGAAGCTATGACCGGGATACCGGCTGAGAACAAACAAGAAGATGATTGTTGTGGTACAGGTGGCGGCTCTGGCTGTGGATGCAACTAATTTTGTAACTGCTTGTGCATCCAGTGCACAAGCATATAAAACTGCTACTCTCTTAAAAACTTTAAATGTTAATGCTCTTATTAGCGGTGAAGTAGGTGTAGGGAAAAAAACACTTGCAAGATATATTCTTAATGAAGCTCCTATGTTTGACGGTAAGGAGTATGAAGATATATTGGCAACACTTCAAAGTACAAGTGAAATAATTATAATTAATTTAGAGAATATACCTAATATAAAAATAGTTTTAGATATTATTGTAGAAAAATCAATAAGATTGATAGCAACTGCAAAAAGCTCTTTTTATAGTGAGTATATAGATGAAGTATGTAGTATTAAGTTTGATATACCACCGTTAAGCCAAAGACCGGAAGATGTAAATGAATTAATTAAAATATATGCACAGGAAGCCTCAAAATTATTTAATACTTCCAGTGAAATTAAAATTGATAATTTTAAACCTGATTTGTCTTCAAATTCGAATTCTCTAAAGAGACAAATTATGATAAATTCGCTTTTTGCTGATATAAGTGATTCTGAACTTATGGATATTATGCAGAGTTATTTGAGTGATAAATTGGGTTCAAATAATGACTATAGAAATTTTTTACATCTTTATGAAGTACCATTGATTCGTGCAGGCTTAGATAAATTTAAATCGCAACTTCAACTTGCGGACAAACTTGGATTAAATAGAAATACATTAAGAAAAAAGATATCAGATAACAAAGATTATTTAAAGGAAAATGAATGAAAAAAATAGCAATGATTTTTGCAGGGCAAGGATCTCAAGCAGTAGGCATGGGTAAAGACTTTTATGAAAATTCGGAGTTAGCTCGTGAAATGTTTGATAAAGCAGGTGAGAGAATAGGTGTTGACTTTAAAGAGTTAATGTTTGAAGAAAATGATAAACTCTCACAAACTGCATATACTCAGCCTGCAATTTTACTTGTTCAAATGATTGCATATAAATTATTCAAGCAAGAATGCCCTGATGTAAAAGCGGAACTTTTTTTAGGGCACTCATTAGGTGAATTTTCAGCTTTATGTGCATCCGGTGCTATTGATTATGTAGATGCTGTTGAGCTTGTTCATAAACGTGGAGCATATATGCAAGGTGCATGTGAAGAGATAGAA
The genomic region above belongs to Sulfurimonas lithotrophica and contains:
- the atpC gene encoding ATP synthase F1 subunit epsilon, which gives rise to MDTFKLEIVTPNGLIYADEALSVTLPGEEGEFGVLAGHSSISTLLEAGVVDIEKTDKSVESVLINWGVVNVDEEKVVVLVEGAVAIRGESESDVARALEDAKELVKSIEDSGAAIATVSAKLENAAQKLI
- a CDS encoding MotA/TolQ/ExbB proton channel family protein, producing MFNEILDFYLKSHPVTIGVLVLLAIYFIVLNWVFFYRYFSLDNWLKQENDSFESLLLGASSVSESSYLHKFLRVSSTTKKEVLQLGMLAATKEATKGLSILSVFSSTTPFIGLFGTVVSILDTFTHIGQSSGSMSIISSGVSDALVATAAGIFVAIFAYTYHQILKRKSFEIINFLQMQSDAILSKKD
- a CDS encoding ExbD/TolR family protein, whose product is MHYDWDEKPELNITPLVDIMLVLLAILMVIAPNIVYEENIKLPQGSTSKQLEKIPPVHISIKKDLTLKVNKDTFDLNSFEDNFYKYSRKLDLKATVLISADKSLDYGVVMGVLGAVKQSGFTEVSLATNG
- a CDS encoding TonB C-terminal domain-containing protein, with amino-acid sequence MVKDNNYYFYLSGFISLSLFFLVTATFIYMLFRDVKIKSYALDKKEFISVSLNTVVSIPKKNNLPNTIEEDITVPIQKEENINIDDLFSDVSTKEITKRKTKSKQIDSKRYNEIAKKVKKSKKKDVESISEKVKSIESNELAKQSDISSSDSSADEVNEYLAKIQATIYNHFNPPQNTQGKSAEVVIELSSIGKMLDFRVLTYSDNESFNDELKKIKKRLQSVIFPKNPNNENYRLRTIIISKE
- the tolB gene encoding Tol-Pal system protein TolB, whose translation is MKILFSILISVTFLFASDATIEVIKKVDSLPALAVEDSSVHNDETFKLRFFKALIADLNVLSLFNVDRHHVLSDYDTDTVDVRNKDMEYVLKYKIEPQDVGFVLEMKIISKNEIVLSKKYKINDSNKYMFVAHTIAYEINEFMEQPSIEWMKKKVIFSRIVGPKRSEIVIADYTLAYQHIVVKGGFNLFPKWSSQKQNGFYYTSLNEQKPTLKYVDTRDGSVRDIISSEGMMTCSDVNLDGSKLLLTMAPKGQPDIYMYDVASKISKKLTNFRGIDVGAQFKENNKIVFISNRLGYPNVFSKNIDTGDIEQMVYYGKNNSACTANGEYVIYKARESSNAFSKNTFNLHMISTKTDFIRRLTASGVNEFPRFSKDSDAVLFIKNYKNQSSIGIIRLNHNKNYLFPLKYGKLQAMDW
- a CDS encoding OmpA family protein; the encoded protein is MKKAILSGAILALILSGCSDSPKPQVDESTEEVKQVKEVAPVETETVSAENGNVINEDVTSSADSNEMNMASLESELVSAYFAFDKYDITSETRENISANASVANGNASAFMIKLEGNCDEWGSDEYNFALGLKRADAVKKALVSEGVDANRITMVSYGESNPVCNDKTRECWAKNRRVDYKLLP
- a CDS encoding tetratricopeptide repeat protein produces the protein MKDRLLVLFLTSFLFNFVLYADEPSAFGAGDLNNPSPYGLTQEEEILLQNKKNLKKITVKSNDQSNELESLRDRIDGLQGIIESLSRKAHKNNLELKNLDQQNNERLISSSEFEKRLLEVSTSNAELIKKNEAEIKSLKLIISELSALIDNINKNYVSKDEFNSLVNDVNSFKQLVAKELKGSMQKQASSYSSKSNAEVAKEAREHYDKKRYTEAIDMYTYLIEKNYKPARAHYMIGEMKYYRKDYSEAIAYFKKSAKLYSKANYMPTLMLHTAFSMKYNNDNKNAKSFFEAIVKKYPNTKFSDEANKQLELMK
- a CDS encoding FKBP-type peptidyl-prolyl cis-trans isomerase, translating into MAIEANQIVSLEYEVRDGDKLVDGNVGGAPLVFMFGKGQIIPGLENGIKDMAIGEKGDVLVKAADAYGEYNAEAKQEVPKEQFAGIELEVGMTLYGQGEDGGTVQVVVNEIGTDSVIIDFNHPLAGKDLMFSVTINNVRDASAEEAMTGIPAENKQEDDCCGTGGGSGCGCN
- a CDS encoding Fis family transcriptional regulator, whose protein sequence is MDATNFVTACASSAQAYKTATLLKTLNVNALISGEVGVGKKTLARYILNEAPMFDGKEYEDILATLQSTSEIIIINLENIPNIKIVLDIIVEKSIRLIATAKSSFYSEYIDEVCSIKFDIPPLSQRPEDVNELIKIYAQEASKLFNTSSEIKIDNFKPDLSSNSNSLKRQIMINSLFADISDSELMDIMQSYLSDKLGSNNDYRNFLHLYEVPLIRAGLDKFKSQLQLADKLGLNRNTLRKKISDNKDYLKENE